Within Candidatus Hydrogenedentota bacterium, the genomic segment GGGCGACACGGCGGGCTATATCAGCTTTGTGGAGAACCTGGGCGGCGGCGCGACGCCGACGTGGGCGCGGCCGGTGTATTTGAAGGCGGGCGGCGAGACGATCCGTATCCAGGCGGGCCCGAACGGATCGATCCAGGGGCCGGCGGAGGCGAAATGGGGCTACACGGTGTTGAATGTGGCCGATTGGGATCACGATGGGCTGCACGACATCGTGATCAATTCGATCTGGGGCAAGGTGGAGTGGTTCAAGAACATCGGCGCGCCCGGCAAGCCCGAATTGGCGCCCGCCCAGCCGGTGACGGTGGCGTGGGAGGGTCCGGCGCCGAAGCCCGCGTGGAACTGGTGGGATCCCGAGGGCAACGCGCTGGTGACGCAGTGGCGCACGACGCCGCAAGTCATCGATCTGAATGGCGACGGGCTGAACGACCTGGTGATGCTCGACACGGAGGGCTACCTCGCCTTTTACGAGCGCGCCAGGGACGGCGAGAACCTTACGCTGCTGCCGCCGAAGCGCATCTTCCAGGATGAAAACGGCGAAACCCTGCGCCTGAACGAACGGGACGCGGGCGGCAGCGGACGCCGGAAGTTCGTGCTGACGGACTGGGACGGGGACGGGAAAATCGACCTGCTGCTGAACAGTAAGAACATGGACTTTCTTCGGAATATCGCGGAAGCGCCGGGCGAATACCGATTCAAGAATGAAGGGCTCGTCGATCCGCATCTCCTGGCGGGCCACACGACCTCCCCCGCGACGGTGGACTGGAACGGGGACGGCATCTCGGATCTGCTGATCGGCGCGGAGGACGGATTCTTCTATTACGTGGAGAATCCGCGGACCGCGCCCTGAGTGAGTGCGCCTGGGCTGGGCTTGCTCGGATTTTCGAGCGGGGCCGCCTGACTTGCTGTTGGTCGAACCGCTTGTGTTTTGGCATTGGGTGGCTGGCGCAACTATCGGGCGCGGGAGCGGACGGGTGATGAGCCGTAAGCAGATACGTTTTGTCATGGTGGGCGGATTCCTGGGATCAGGGAAGACGACGGCGCTGCTGCGCCTGGCGGGAATGTATGCAGCGCGGGGGCTTCGTGTTGGGATCATTACGAATGACCAGGCGGAGGGCCTGGTGGACACGATGGCGTTTCGCGCGGCGGGCTATGCGACGGAGGAGATTCCGGAGGGCTGTTTCTGCTGCCATTTTGATCGCCTGCTGGAGGCGTCGGGACGCCTCGCGGATGGGGTGGAGCCGGATGTGATTCTGGCGGAGCCGGTGGGGAGCTGCACGGACCTGGTGAACGCGGTTATTCGCCCGTTGCAACAGGTGTATGCGGGACGCTTTTCCGTGGCGCCGTATGCGGTGCTGGCCGATCCGGAGCGTCTGCTGGAGTCCCTGGACGCGGCGGGGCCGATGGGGCTGTCGCGCAAGGTGACGTATTTGTACAAGATGCAGCAGAACGAGGCGGATCTGATCGCGATCAACAAGACGGATGGGATCGACCCGGATCGTCTGGCGCGGGTCATCGAACTGGTGGAGCGAAACTTTCCGGGGGCGGGCTATCTGCCGATTTCCGCGCGTACGGGGGCTGGATTTGAGGCGTTCGCGGCGTGGCTGGACGCGCCGGCGGAGCGGGCGGGGCGGCGTCCGGCCGAGGTCGATTATGCGCGCTACACGGAGGCGGAGACGGCGCTGGGCTGGCTGAACGCGCGGGTGCGGCTTTCCGCGGCGCGGGCGTGGGACGGAGACGCTTTTTTGCGGCGGTTTGCGGAGGAGTTGCAAGGGGCGCTTTGCCGCGCGGGGGGCGAGATCGGCCACTTTAAGGCGCGGCTGGTTGCGGAGCGCGGCGCGGAGGGCGCGATACACGCCACACGTAACGCGACCGGCCCGGAAGTGGCGCTTCGGCTGGACGCACCGCTTGCGCGGGGAGCGCTGGTGGTGAATCTCCGGGCGGAAGCGCACCCGGAGACGCTTCGGGCAGCGATGGAGGGCGCGCTGGACAGGCTTGGCGGTGAATTTGGGCTGAAAATCGAGGTGCTTCAGGGGGAGGCCTTTGCGCCTTCGCCGCCGGTACCCCCGCCGGCTTCGCGGCTGGCGCCGCCGAACGCGATCTGAGGAGCGCCTCTCCCCCACTCCGGGATGGGTTGGGTCCCAATGCCTTTTATGCCGCCCCGCTGGGGCTCAAATGTTGGCGGCTGGTAACCCAGGGTTCCGCCGCGGCGGACTACGACGGTATGCCGCCGCTGCGCGGCTGAACCGGGCGGGATTACGCTGACGAAGTCATGCAACAATTCCCACGTCTCCACACGGGCAAGCCCTGTGGGGCTTGACCGTGGCACCCTTGTAGTTTTGTTGGTATTCGTCAGAGACTGAGGGTGATTTTGAAGGAAAGTAGCACTTCAGCGAAATGAAGCACCCACCGGCTTGGAGGCGAATCTCGGTCAAAGCGGGCGTGAATGGCAGGATCGCGGACATTCGTGTCTGCGGCAACGGGAGCTCGGGAAATAAAGCGAGGTAATTGGTTTGGAATAGATCCCCGGCGTCCCCAGGAGCTGAAAGCATTGGGGACCCGCGCCTCTTTACATACACATCGATCACGAAATGTCTTGCGCTCGTCCTGCCGCAGACAGGAATGTCCGCGATCCTTTGCCGCGCTTCCTCGTATGTTAACGGTCCGTTCGTGCCGTTTCCGCGCGTTTCCGCTTCAGGCTGCTAAAATATTACGACAGAAAATTGAAACAGGTTGGAATCCCGATCCAACTGCAACGCCCAACCTGTCTCAAATTCGAGCCTCTACGGTATGCCGCGAAAGGGTCAGGCACCGTTGAGCTTGACGCGGATCTGTTTGCGCTCGCCGTCGCGGTAGATGCCGAGGACGACGGTGGCGAAGGGGTTTGTGGCGACGAGATTTTGGAAGTCGGCGCTGTTCAGGACGTCGGCGCCGTCGAACTTGTAGACGAAGTCTCCCTGGCGCAGTCCGGCGGCTTCGGCGGGCGAATCCTTGTAGCAGGCGAGGATGACCGCGCCGTACTGCGCTGGCCAGCCCTTGCGATCGCGCAGATGCCGCTCGTCGGGTTCGCCCTCGAGATGCGCGACTTGCAGCACGTCTTCGTGGAAGACGCCCAGATAGCCCGCGGGCGGCTGGTCGCTGTCTTTCTTGACGAAGGTCACGGGGAACCACTCGTCGGTGGGCATGCCGTTGATCTTGGCGCGGCCGTGCCGCCAGCGGCGGCGGCCTTCGGCGGCGCGCCCGTCCAGGGTGAGTTCGTAGTCCTCGTAGGCCCATTTGTCGTCGCGGCTGGCGTGTATGCGCGGCAGCAGGCGGCCCTTCTCCTTCGAGAAGATCTGGAGTGCGGAGAGCGTGTAGCGCCGGGTGAATTTGAGGGTGTAGTCGTGCACGGACGCGTCGACCACCTCGAGGTCCTTTTCGCCGGAGTGTACGCGAAGCGCCCATCGCCCTCCGTCGTTGGTGAGTTCGAATCCGAATTCGCCTTCGGCGCCGTAGATGAACTGGCGGTATTCGCCTTCGAGCTTGATGGCGCGGACTTCGCCGCCCTGGCGCAGGTGGGCTTCCCGGTAGTAGTACTGGGCGATCTCGTTTCTCGGGTCGAGGTAGAGCGCCTGTAGCATGGTGTAGAGGCAGCGGGTGTACTGGGCGGCCTCGAACTGCTTTTCGCCCTGGTGTATGAGGAGGTCGAGGCTGCGCCTCTGGTAGTCTTCGCGGCGTTCCCGCTCGTTGGCGCGGGCCCGTAGCAACGCCATGTTTTCCTGGCGGGCGGTTTCCCGTTCGGCCTCGGCGCGTTCGCGCCAGCCCTCGGATTGCAGCTCGCGGGCGTTTCGAAGGCCGATGTCGGTCATCTCGCCGCGCTCGATGTCCACGAGGATGTGTGCGGTTCGGTTGGCCAGCACGGTGACGACTTCCCGGTGTTCGATGCCCCGGGCGGAGAAGGTGGCGAGGTAACGCCCGACGCGCACGCCGTTGGCGGTCCAGCGGTCCTCGGTCTTGACGATTTCCTCGTCGCTTCCGGTGAGGCCGATCCCGTGCAGGGTGATGAGACATTCGACGGGAATGGTCTGAATGACGATGCTGCCCGTGGCGCGCGCTGACTCCTCGTCGATATCCGCCTGCGGATCCAGGAGCGCGTCGAGTTTGGGCGCCTTGAAGACGTAGACCTGCTCGGGTTCGAGGAGGAAGGTGTCGCTGTTCGCGGGCTGGTAGCCCTCTTTTTCAACGCGGACAACGTGGGGACCGGCGGGCACGCGGCGCAGCAGCAGCCCGCCTTCGCCGGAGACGCCAACGAACTTGTTGTCGAGAAAGACTTTCAGATCGGGCTCGCACTGCACTTCGATGAAGCCGTGGCCGGCTCCCCGGGCCGGGGCGCACAGCGCCACGAGACAGACCAGGGCGGCCAGCGCGGCCATTCTGCATCGATTCAAGCGGCTCAATTCGTGCATACGCCTTCTTCACCCGTTGTGGCGCGGGGCGCGGTTCATGGCGTTTCGCCCAGGGACTGTACCCGCAACAGCACGGCCTGTTCGCCTTCGGCATCGGAGATGGAGACGCCGGCCACGCCCGCGCCGCCGTCCGCGGTTTCGACCGCGGCGTAGCCCACGCCGGCGCCGGGCGAACCCGCTTCGAGCAGCACATTGCCGCCGGCATCGGTCCGGATAACGGTGATTTCGGCGCCGCCCTCCGCGCCGTGATCGATGGATCCCGCGAGCAGGTAGCCACCGCTGGCGGAGGCCGCGATGTCGAGCGCCTGGTCCGCGCCGAGGCCGCCAATTGCGCGCTCCCAGAGCACGGCGTCCAGATCCTCGGTGATGCGCACGAGCAGCATATCGGGCGCGCCGGCCTCGCCGCCCGGGGTGGAGCCGGCGAGCGCGAAGCCCGATTCCGGGCTGGCGGCGATACCGCGAACGCCACAGGCGCCGAACTGGGGCAGGTGCAGCCGCGCGGTTTCGCTCAAATCGGCGCCGGCGAGGATAACCCAGCCGCCGGTGTCGTCGCCGCCGGCCACGGCCAGTTCCCCGGACGCGGTTTCCACGAGGTCCCAGGCGCGATCGCCACCGCCGCCGCCGTGCCAGGCTTCGGCCCGCACGCCGCCCATTTCGTCCAGCAGGACGATCCAGGCGTATTCGGCGCCGCCGCCGGGCGCGCTGCTTCCGGCCAGGGCGTATCCGCCGCCCGACAGGGCAACGACGGCCTGTGCGACGTCGGCCCCGGGACCGCCGATCCGGCGTTCCCAGGCGAGGTCGCCGTTCGCATCCAGCTTCACAACATAGGCATCGGCGTCGCTTGCGCCGGGGCCATCACAAACACCGGCGAGCAGGAAGCCGCCGCCCGTGGCGACGAGATCGTGGACCTGCTGGTCCCCGGCGCCGCCGAAGGCCCTGGGCCAGCCGGGCAGGGCGTTGCCACTGTCATCGGTCAGGACGAGCATGGCGTCCCACCCATCGCCGCCGCCCGCGTCGAGTGCTCCGGCGATGGCGAAGCCGCCCTGTGGCAACTCAATCAGCGCGTGGCCCCGGCTGGTCTCGCCCGGGGGGGCGAAGGCGACGGATTTGGCGTTGACGGTGATGAAGGCGGGCTTTGATGCGGATGCCACCCCCTGCGCGGTTGTAATGGTGAGCGTAACGTCGTAATCGCCGGGCGCGGCATAGGATTTGACCGGATTGGCGGTCTCGGAGGTCGTTCCATCGCCGAACTCCCAGAGCCGGCCTGTGATGGTCAGGTTGCCCAGAGCGGTGGTGTTGGTGAAGGCCACCGTAAGGGGTGCGGCGCCCGAGGTCACGTTGGCGGCGAAATCCACCACGGGCCTGACATTCACGTAGCCCGTGCGGGTGGTGGTCTGTGAACCCGCGGCGGTCGTTACGGTCAAGGCGACGTTGTAGATGCCCGGCTCGGCGTAGGTGTGGGACGGGTTCTCCGTCTGGCTGGTCGTTCCGTCGCCGAAGTTCCAGAGCACGCTGGCGAGCTCCAGCGAGCCCAGCTCGGTGGTATTCGTAAAATTCACCAGGAGGCTGCCGTCGCCCGAGAGGGTGTCGCCCGTGAACGAGGGATTGGGCCGTACAATGATATAGCCGGTGCGGGTCCGGACGTCGTTCTGGCTGTCCAGTGTGGTGCGGAGGGTTAACCGCACCGTATAGACGCCGGGCTCGGCGTAGGTGTGGGTGGGGCCCGCTTCGGTGCTGGCCGGCGAGCCGTCGCCGAAGTCCCAGGAGCGCGACACCACTTCAAGCGGTCCGAGGGCCGTCGTGTCGGTAAAGGTGGTTGTCAGCGTGCCCGTTCCCGAAACGGCCGAGGCGCTGAAGTTCACGGCGGGCCTCACGACGATGTAGTCGGTTTTCGTTTCGGTATCGCTGCCCACGGTGGAACTTGCGGTCAGGGACACGGTGTAGACGCCGGGCTGGCTGTAGACCTTGCTGGGGTTACGCAGGGTGCTTGTGCCGCCATCGCCGAAGTCCCAGGCCCATCCGGTCAGGCTTTCGCTGCCGGCGGTGCTGGTGTCGGAGAAGAGGACGGTCAGCGGCGCGGCTCCGGTGGTGACGTTCGAGGAGAAATCGGCGGAGGGCAACTGGCGCACGGTGATCAGGTTGGGCTTGGATAGCGTGCTGCTTCCGGCGGCGGAGGTTACGGTCAGGGAGACGGAGTAGATGCCGGCCTGGTTGTAGGTCTTCGTCGGGTTTTGCTGCGTGCTGCTTGTGCCATCGCCGAAATCCCACGCCCAGGCGGTGATCTCGGAGGAGCCGGCGGTCGACTGGTCGGCAAAGGACACCGCCAGGGGGGCCGCGCCGCTGACCGGGGTGGCCGAGAACGCGGCCACGGGCTTCTGTTCGACCTGGATGTAATTGACCTGGGTGACGGAATTGCTGCCGACGGCCGTGGAAATGCCGAGGGTCACGTTGTAACGGCCTGGCCGGCTGTAGGAGTGGAAGGGATTGCGATCGGTGCTCGTGCTGCCGTCGCCAAAGTCCCACTGCCAGCTGGTAATGGGTGCGGAGCCGGCGTCACTCAAGTCGGTGAACTGGACGGTGAGCGGGGCCTCGCCGTTTCTGGGTGTGGCGCTGAAGGCGGCGCGGGGGGCGCGCTGGGCCGTGATGAAGCTGCGCTTGGTGGCGGTGTGCCTCCTTCCCGTGGAGGTGGTCACGGTAAGCGAGACATCGTATACGCCATCGCTGGCGTAGCGGTGGCTCGGGCTGGGCAGGGTGCTGCTTGTGCTGTCGCCGAAGTCCCAGAGCCATTCCGCAATCACGTCGGAGCCGCCGGAGGAGAGGTCGGTGAAGTTCACGTTGAGGGGGGCTGGGCCGGTTGTGGGGGAGGCGCTGAAGTTCGCGCGGGGGAGCTCCTCGACGACAATGAGGTTGCGCCGCGTGACGATGGGGCTCATGCCTACTTCAGAGGTCACGGAAAGGGAGACGGTGTAGCTGCCCGCCGCGGTGTATACGTGCGAGGGGTTCTGGCGCGTGTCGGTGGATCCGTCGCCGAAGTCCCAATTCCACCGGGTAATCGGTGAGGAGCCCGCGTTTGAGGTGTCCGTGAACTGGACCGCCAGCGGGGCGGCGCCGGCCGTGGGCGAGGCGGTGAAGGAG encodes:
- a CDS encoding PKD domain-containing protein: MRLKLVAGIACLALSSILMGCPLFEGPEAAFTATPTEGNVPLTVLFVDQSNAGSTDIIGWQWDFGDGLRSTAQNPSHVYTAPGRYRVTLTVTTRLGNDTETRNDFITVRELPRANFTASPRTGEGPLQVTFSNLSTAGAAPITSYAWDFGDGSTSEEINPVHLYDDPGTYTVKLRVITEIGESTETKANFITVQQRPTASFTASPTAGAAPLAVQFTDTSNAGSSPITRWNWDFGDGSTDTRQNPSHVYTAAGSYTVSLSVTSEVGMSPIVTRRNLIVVEELPRANFSASPTTGPAPLNVNFTDLSSGGSDVIAEWLWDFGDSTSSTLPSPSHRYASDGVYDVSLTVTTSTGRRHTATKRSFITAQRAPRAAFSATPRNGEAPLTVQFTDLSDAGSAPITSWQWDFGDGSTSTDRNPFHSYSRPGRYNVTLGISTAVGSNSVTQVNYIQVEQKPVAAFSATPVSGAAPLAVSFADQSTAGSSEITAWAWDFGDGTSSTQQNPTKTYNQAGIYSVSLTVTSAAGSSTLSKPNLITVRQLPSADFSSNVTTGAAPLTVLFSDTSTAGSESLTGWAWDFGDGGTSTLRNPSKVYSQPGVYTVSLTASSTVGSDTETKTDYIVVRPAVNFSASAVSGTGTLTTTFTDTTALGPLEVVSRSWDFGDGSPASTEAGPTHTYAEPGVYTVRLTLRTTLDSQNDVRTRTGYIIVRPNPSFTGDTLSGDGSLLVNFTNTTELGSLELASVLWNFGDGTTSQTENPSHTYAEPGIYNVALTVTTAAGSQTTTRTGYVNVRPVVDFAANVTSGAAPLTVAFTNTTALGNLTITGRLWEFGDGTTSETANPVKSYAAPGDYDVTLTITTAQGVASASKPAFITVNAKSVAFAPPGETSRGHALIELPQGGFAIAGALDAGGGDGWDAMLVLTDDSGNALPGWPRAFGGAGDQQVHDLVATGGGFLLAGVCDGPGASDADAYVVKLDANGDLAWERRIGGPGADVAQAVVALSGGGYALAGSSAPGGGAEYAWIVLLDEMGGVRAEAWHGGGGGDRAWDLVETASGELAVAGGDDTGGWVILAGADLSETARLHLPQFGACGVRGIAASPESGFALAGSTPGGEAGAPDMLLVRITEDLDAVLWERAIGGLGADQALDIAASASGGYLLAGSIDHGAEGGAEITVIRTDAGGNVLLEAGSPGAGVGYAAVETADGGAGVAGVSISDAEGEQAVLLRVQSLGETP
- a CDS encoding PDZ domain-containing protein, producing MNRCRMAALAALVCLVALCAPARGAGHGFIEVQCEPDLKVFLDNKFVGVSGEGGLLLRRVPAGPHVVRVEKEGYQPANSDTFLLEPEQVYVFKAPKLDALLDPQADIDEESARATGSIVIQTIPVECLITLHGIGLTGSDEEIVKTEDRWTANGVRVGRYLATFSARGIEHREVVTVLANRTAHILVDIERGEMTDIGLRNARELQSEGWRERAEAERETARQENMALLRARANERERREDYQRRSLDLLIHQGEKQFEAAQYTRCLYTMLQALYLDPRNEIAQYYYREAHLRQGGEVRAIKLEGEYRQFIYGAEGEFGFELTNDGGRWALRVHSGEKDLEVVDASVHDYTLKFTRRYTLSALQIFSKEKGRLLPRIHASRDDKWAYEDYELTLDGRAAEGRRRWRHGRAKINGMPTDEWFPVTFVKKDSDQPPAGYLGVFHEDVLQVAHLEGEPDERHLRDRKGWPAQYGAVILACYKDSPAEAAGLRQGDFVYKFDGADVLNSADFQNLVATNPFATVVLGIYRDGERKQIRVKLNGA
- a CDS encoding cobalamin biosynthesis protein P47K — protein: MSRKQIRFVMVGGFLGSGKTTALLRLAGMYAARGLRVGIITNDQAEGLVDTMAFRAAGYATEEIPEGCFCCHFDRLLEASGRLADGVEPDVILAEPVGSCTDLVNAVIRPLQQVYAGRFSVAPYAVLADPERLLESLDAAGPMGLSRKVTYLYKMQQNEADLIAINKTDGIDPDRLARVIELVERNFPGAGYLPISARTGAGFEAFAAWLDAPAERAGRRPAEVDYARYTEAETALGWLNARVRLSAARAWDGDAFLRRFAEELQGALCRAGGEIGHFKARLVAERGAEGAIHATRNATGPEVALRLDAPLARGALVVNLRAEAHPETLRAAMEGALDRLGGEFGLKIEVLQGEAFAPSPPVPPPASRLAPPNAI